The stretch of DNA CGGCCTCGGCCAGGTCGCTCTCGCCCGACGAGGCGCCGCCCGAGTTGATGAGGCCCGCGCGGCCCATGTAGCAGTTGGCCACCTGGTAGCGGGTCATGTCGATGGGATGGGCGCTCGACAGGTCCGTGAAGACGCGCTTGTCGATCTTGCCGAAGTTGAGCGCCTGGAAGCCCGACTCGAAGACCTCGGGCAGCTTCTGCTTGATGATGTCGGCCTTGATGGTGACGCCCAGGTGGTTGGCCTGCGCCGTGAGGTCCATGGCCGTGTGGAAGTCGGTGCCGTCCTTCTTGAAGCCGGAGCTGCGGGTGTAGCACCAGAGGATGGTGGCCATGCCGAGCTCGTGGGCCATGTCGAAGGCCTTGGCGACCTCGACGATCTGGCGGCGGGACTCGGGCGAGCCGAAGTAGATGGTCGCGCCCACGGCCGCGGCCCCCATCTCGTAAGCGTCGCGGATGTTGCCGAACATGACCTGGTCGTAGGCGTTGGGGTAGCTCAGGAACTCGTTGTGGTTGATCTTGACCACGAACGGGATCTTGTGGGCGTACTTGCGGGCGACCGAGGCGAGAACGCCGTAGGTCGAGGCGACCGCGTTGCAGCCCCCCTCGATGGCGAGCTTCACGATGTTCTCGGGGTCGAAGTAGATGGGGTTGGCCGCGAACGAGGCGCCGGCGCTGTGTTCGATGCCCTGATCGACCGGCAGGATCGAGACGTAGCCGGTCCCGCCCAGACGCCCGGTGTTGAAGATGCGCTGGAGGTTGTTGAGCACGGGCAG from Pantanalinema sp. encodes:
- a CDS encoding class I fructose-bisphosphate aldolase; translated protein: MNETLTANRIEELLGKDAKSLLEHKSTHLPKELLHLPGPDFVDRIFIPSDRPLPVLNNLQRIFNTGRLGGTGYVSILPVDQGIEHSAGASFAANPIYFDPENIVKLAIEGGCNAVASTYGVLASVARKYAHKIPFVVKINHNEFLSYPNAYDQVMFGNIRDAYEMGAAAVGATIYFGSPESRRQIVEVAKAFDMAHELGMATILWCYTRSSGFKKDGTDFHTAMDLTAQANHLGVTIKADIIKQKLPEVFESGFQALNFGKIDKRVFTDLSSAHPIDMTRYQVANCYMGRAGLINSGGASSGESDLAEAVRTAVINKRAGGMGLISGRKAFQRPMIEGVQILNAIQDVYLSKDVTIA